In the Malassezia vespertilionis chromosome 1, complete sequence genome, one interval contains:
- a CDS encoding uncharacterized protein (EggNog:ENOG503P5D6; COG:S) has protein sequence MVSGFGPSPCEVILHLASDVVWISPPNAATPNEDQTMDGVVEIECPSDRVIHGLQVAFKGTQVVGMPTSGTFKDRSALRWEEHVAIDRVLKFEPHDSDIEMIPSGSTARSKSLKERIVKKSTSSNDAQAEGGIFLSRGVHDFEFHLIIPAWTAPYERCKYGRTKFHVTAVASGAGKNGTNAVATREAFVVQIQTPDGGPYGLEMHYNDVHEALGQISIGLACTSLTVGGIVNLSVIHPNPPPSINVHMIRLFIEQKYELYNHATETWIQAPLDKLRVWEIGSLQRSSNALDQGTNTVMSREGVLTAVGVQEGTRLGIAAERAFPDVRPLSASLDVDDRALDEISNPGTHGYRIKTVVRLPDDNRLRPTTMRGTRTHIRITHEMGTELFFSRPHVLDDRPESEFFGQLKVQVFSMAKPVAIPSCAFTYDSIHLPPYSQESPLVSVPPSPGPVQKSAHSNVHLPRPTQPNGQAGTLASDREWSRLVHSLTNSVNASSIRTVAFTPSREPSPPATRFGFLSRNSPRPSSRPGSRPGSRPGSRAPSPPMMEATSGTKSPVVPVYRPNDGQPRWAGLQGLRPSEEREAPRNLLQGSPWAISHLPHRSGEAHELCNCGQSTETLIEAEERFLEGAPTAPGAWVNTIPTNAHLPPWTPSSRPTSPSREWRPSYQSQQSFSSKPSSTAPTLTKIRN, from the coding sequence ATGGTTTCCGGCTTTGGACCCTCCCCGTGTGAGGTGATCCTCCATCTAGCATCTGATGTGGTATGGATATCGCCGCCGAATGCGGCAACGCCGAACGAGGACCAGACGATGGATGGCGTCGTGGAAATTGAATGCCCCTCTGACCGCGTCATTCATGGCCTGCAAGTCGCATTCAAAGGCACACAAGTCGTGGGTATGCCCACGTCAGGGACATTTAAAGACCGAAGTGCGCTGCGTTGGGAAGAGCACGTCGCAATTGACCGTGTCCTAAAATTTGAACCACACGACTCCGATATCGAGATGATACCCAGCggaagcactgcgcgctCAAAATCACTGAAAGAACGAATTGTAAAAAAAAGTACATCGTCCAATGATGCACAAGCTGAAGGCGGCATCTTTTTgagccgcggcgtgcatgATTTCGAATTTCACCTTATTATCCCTGCATGGACCGCGCCGTATGAGCGATGCAAGTACGGCCGCACAAAATTCCACGTCACGGCCGTGGCATCCGGTGCAGGCAAGAACGGCACAAATGCTGTTGCGACACGCGAAGCGTTTGTCGTGCAGATCCAGACACCCGACGGCGGGCCATACGGGCTGGAAATGCATTACAACGACGTGCACGAAGCGCTGGGGCAGATAAGTATCGGACTTGCATGCACCTCTCTCACTGTTGGAGGGATCGTCAATCTCTCTGTGATACACCCCAACCCGCCGCCAAGCATTAACGTACACATGATCCGCCTTTTTATCGAGCAAAAATACGAGCTGTACAACCACGCTACCGAAACATGGATCCAAGCGCCACTGGATAAGTTGCGGGTGTGGGAAATAggctcgctgcagcgcagcagtaATGCGCTGGACCAGGGTACTAACACTGTGATGTCTCGCGAAGGTGTGCTTACTGCCGTAGGTGTACAAGAAGGGACGCGCCTCGGTATTGCAGCTGAGCGTGCATTCCCTGACGTACGTCCATTGAGTGCATCACTTGACGTGGACGACCGTGCATTGGATGAGATTTCCAATCCAGGTACGCATGGATACCGTATCAAAACCGTGGTGCGACTGCCGGATGACAACCGACTGCGGCCTACAACCATGCGTGGCACAAGAACGCACATTCGAATTACGCATGAAATGGGAACAGAATTGTTTTTCTCGCGCCCCCACGTCCTTGACGACCGGCCAGAGAGCGAGTTTTTTGGGCAACTTAAAGTCCAAGTCTTTTCCATGGCAAAACCAGTCGCAATCCCTTCCTGTGCATTTACCTACGACTCCATTCATCTTCCGCCTTACTCGCAAGAATCGCCATTGGTGTCTGTCCCTCCTAGCCCTGGCCCTGTGCAGAAAAGTGCGCATTCCAACGTACATCTTCCACGCCCTACGCAACCAAATGGACAAGCCGGCACGCTCGCGAGCGATCGGGAATGGAGCAGGCTAGTCCACTCTTTGACAAATTCGGTGAATGCGTCATCGATTCGCACGGTCGCTTTTACGCCTAGCCGCGAGCCTTCTCCGCCCGCGACACGATTTGGCTTTCTATCACGCAACAGTCCGCGCCCCAGCTCGCGTCCAGGCTCACGTCCAGGCTCGCGTCCAGGCtctcgcgcgccaagtcCTCCCATGATGGAAGCGACGTCCGGTACAAAAAGCCCTGTGGTGCCTGTCTACCGACCCAACGACGGCCAGCCGCGTTGGGCTGGCTTGCAAGGGCTGAGACCGTCAGAGGAacgcgaagcgccgcgcaaccTTCTCCAAGGCTCGCCGTGGGCCATCTCTCATTTGCcgcaccgcagcggcgaagcgcacgaATTGTGCAATTGCGGGCAGTCCACTGAGACCTTAATCGAGGCCGAGGAACGATTTCTGGAAGGCGCGCCGACCGCACCCGGCGCATGGGTCAATACA